A single genomic interval of Heliangelus exortis chromosome 11, bHelExo1.hap1, whole genome shotgun sequence harbors:
- the INTS14 gene encoding integrator complex subunit 14, giving the protein MPTVVVMDVSLSMTRPVSVEGSEEYQRKHLAVHGLTMLFEHMATNYKLEFTALVVFSSLWELMVPFTRDYNTLQEALSNMDDYDKTCLESALLGVCNIVQQEWGAAIPCQVVLVTDGCLGIGRGSLRHSLATHTQRSESNRFPLPFPFPSKLYVMCMANLEELQSTDSLDCLERLIDLNNGEGQIFTIDGPLCLKNVQSMFGKLIDLAYTPFHAVLKCGHLTSDVQVFPRPEPFVIDEEIDPIPKAINTDLEIVGFVDIADISSPPVLSRHLVLPIALNREGDEVGPGITDDTEDENSANQIAGKIPNFCVLLHGSLKVEGMVAVVQLGPEWYGMLYSQADSKKKSNLMMSLFEPGPEPLPWLGKMAQLGPISDAKENPYGEDDNKSPFPLQPKNKRSYAQNVTVWIKPSGLQTDVQKILRNARKLPEKTQTFYKELNRLRKAALAFGFLDLLKGVADMLERECTLLPDTAHPDAAFQLTHAAQQLKVASTGASEYAAYDHNIAPLQTDFSSSGTERM; this is encoded by the exons atgccGACGGTGGTGGTGATGGACGTGTCGCTCTCCATGACCCGGCCGGTGTCGGTGGAGGGTTCCGAGGAGTACCAGAGAAAACATTTGGCAGTCCACGGGCTGACCATGCTCTTCGAGCACATGGCGACCAACTACAAGCTGGAGTTCACGGCCCTGGTGgtgttttcctctctctggGAGCTGATGGTGCCCTTTACAAGAGACTACAACACGCTGCAG gAAGCCCTGAGTAACATGGATGATTATGACAAAACCTGTTTAGagtcagctctgctgggggtTTGCAATATTGTCCAGCAGGAATGGGGAGCAGCAATTCCTTGCCAG GTTGTCCTTGTCACCGACGGCTGCCTGGGGATCGGCAGAGGTTCCCTGCGGCACTCGCTGGCCACTCACACGCAGCGAAGCGAAAGCAATCGGTTCCCGTTGcctttccccttcccatccAAGCTGTATGTCATGTGCATGGCCAATCTGGAAGAG CTTCAAAGCACAGATTCCTTAGACTGCCTGGAAAGACTCATAGATTTAAACAATGGGGAGGGGCAAATTTTCACCATTGATGGACCCCTTTGCCTGAAGAATGTACAGTCTATGTTTGG GAAGCTAATAGACCTGGCTTACACACCATTCCATGCTGTTCTCAAGTGTGGCCACTTAACATCTGATGTGCAAGTATTTCCCAGACCAGAACCTTTTGTTATAGATGAGGAAATAGATCCCATCCCTAAAGCAATTAATACAG ATCTTGAAATTGTTGGTTTTGTAGACATAGCTGACATTTCTAGCCCTCCTGTCTTATCCAGACACTTGGTACTGCCCATTGCACTTAACAGAG AAGGTGATGAGGTGGGGCCTGGGATCACAGATGACACTGAAGATGAGAATTCAGCTAATCAGATTGCTGGGAAAATCCCCAACTTCTGTGTTCTGTTACACGGCAGCCTGAAAGTGGAAGGCATGGTGGCTGTCGTCCAGTTGGG GCCAGAGTGGTATGGGATGCTCTATTCACAAGCTGATAGCAAGAAGAAATCAAACCTCATGATGTCCCTCTTTGAACCTGGCCCTGAGCCCCTTCCTTGGCTGGGGAAGATGGCACAGCTTGGACCCATTTCAG aTGCAAAAGAAAATCCTTATGGGGAGGATGACAACAAGAGCCCTTTCCCCTTGCAACCCAAGAACAAGCGCAGTTACGCACAGAACGTAACCGTCTGGATTAAGCCAAGTGGCCTCCAG ACGGATGTACAGAAGATCTTGAGAAATGCAAGGAAGCTCCCTGAAAAAACTCAGACCTTCTATAAA GAACTGAATCGTTTACGGAAGGCAGCTCTGGCCTTTGGCTTTTTGGACCTTTTGAAGGGAGTGGCAGATATGCTGGAGAGGGAGTGCACCCTGCTGCCTGACACAGCTCACCCTGATGCAGCCTTTCAGCTGACAcatgctgctcagcagctcaaAGTGGCAAGTACTGGAGCATCAGAATATGCTGCCTATGATCATAACATTGCTCCACTCCAGACAGACTTTTCCAGTAGTGGCACTGAAAGGATGTGA
- the HACD3 gene encoding very-long-chain (3R)-3-hydroxyacyl-CoA dehydratase 3, with product MAAPSLRPHVHWAQRHRELYLRVELSDVQNPDITITDNVLHFRAQGHGAKGDNIYEFQIEFLEPVEPKPVCRVTQRQLNITVQKKESNWWERLTKQEKRPLFLAPDFDRWLDESDAEMELKEKEEEKINKMKIESRVPKDPFRHLKKGYLVMYNLVQFLGFSWIFVNMTVRLFILGKDSFYDTFHTIGDMMHFCQTLAIMEIINSLIGLVKSPLAPTVMQVFGRSFILFVILGSLEEMQSKPVVFFIFYFWSIIELFRYPYYMLSCIGIEWKPLTWLRYTAWIPLYPLGGLAEAVCIVQSIPIFNETGKYSLALPNPLNVTIQFSFLLQICLIALFLGVFVNYRHLYKQRKHHLGPKKRKMK from the exons ATGGCGGCCCCCAGCCTGCGGCCGCACGTGCACTGGGCACAGCGGCACCGCGAGCTCTACCTGCGCGTGGAGCTGAGCGACGTCCAg aACCCGGACATCACCATCACCGACAACGTGCTGCACTTCAGAG CTCAGGGTCATGGTGCCAAAGGGGACAACATCTACGAATTTCAGATCGAGTTCCTAGAACCAGTTGAGCCCAAA CCTGTGTGCAGGGTGACTCAAAGGCAGCTGAACATCACTGTGCAGAAAAAAGAGAGTAACTGGTGGGAGAGACTCACCAAGCAAGAGAAGCGCCCGCTCTTCCTGGCTCCTGACTTTGACCGCTGGTTGGATGAATCGGATGCTGAAATGGAACTGAAGGAGAAG gaagaagaaaagattaacaaaatgaaaatagaatCCAGAGTCCCAAAAGACC CTTTCAGACACCTGAAGAAGGGATACTTAGTCATGTATAATCTTGTACAGTTTTTGGGATTCTCTTGGATTTTTGTCAACATGACAGTACGACTGTTCATCTTAGGAAAAG ATTCCTTCTATGATACATTTCACACTATTGGTGACATGATGCATTTCTGCCAGACCCTGGCAATAATGGAGATCATTAATTCACTAATAGGACTCGTCAAATCACCACTGGCACCTACTGTAATGCAG gTATTTGggagaagttttattttgtttgttatCCTCGGAAGCTTAGAGGAAATGCAGAGCAAACCTGTGGTcttcttcatattttatttctggagtATCATTGAGCTGTTCAG GTATCCATATTACATGCTTTCATGTATTGGGATTGAATGGAAACCACTGACCTGGCTCCGTTACACTGCCTGGATCCCTCTCTACCCCTTAGGAGGCTTGGCAGAAG CTGTCTGCATCGTTCAGTCCATTCCAATCTTCAATGAAACAGGGAAATACAGTCTGGCATTGCCAAACCCACTGAACGTCACAatccagttttcatttttgcttcaAATATGCCTTATAGCCTTGTTTTTAG GGGTGTTTGTAAACTACCGCCATCTCTACAAGCAAAGGAAACATCACCTTGGaccaaagaagagaaagatgaagTAA